A single region of the Eriocheir sinensis breed Jianghai 21 chromosome 53, ASM2467909v1, whole genome shotgun sequence genome encodes:
- the LOC126983126 gene encoding uncharacterized protein LOC126983126, which produces MVTRAALEGMLASFALAVTGLLQLTPDVSALRVIAKTTVEECFPTAASPAASPATPLQTPVAAPPHTQNRARRDAPPPAMEARMEVDAPSRSSQPVVVPAVAMAPAVAVAQPVPETQTARPRSHIPVRAAPTRSRIPQPKRMVTPKRRGPAPSRATAPVTTPGPSSATGH; this is translated from the coding sequence ATGGTCACCAGGGCTGCGCTGGAGGGGATGCTGGCGAGCTTCGCTCTGGCGGTGACCGGCCTCCTACAGCTCACGCCGGACGTGTCGGCGCTGCGAGTCATTGCGAAGACGACGGTGGAGGAGTGCTTCCCCACAGCCGCCAGCCCGGCAGCGTCTCCCGCCACTCCACTCCAAACTCCAGTCGCTGCGCCTCCACATACGCAGAACCGGGCCCGCAGGGACGCTCCGCCTCCCGCGATGGAGGCTCGCATGGAGGTCGACGCGCCCTCCCGGTCCTCCCAGCCAGTGGTGGTGCCCGCTGTGGCAATGGCGCCCGCCGTGGCAGTGGCCCAGCCGGTGCCGGAAACCCAGACCGCCAGGCCCCGCTCACACATCCCAGTGCGGGCTGCTCCAACCCGCTCCCGTATCCCACAGCCCAAGCGAATGGTGACTCCGAAGCGCCGGGGGCCGGCCCCCTCGCGAGCGACGGCCCCTGTTACCACCCCGGGGCCCTCCTCGGCGACCGGCCACTAA